The following is a genomic window from Mycobacterium parmense.
TGGCGCGGCCGCAGGAGCCGCCCGGAACGGGTGAACTCCCCCTGAAACAACGTGAACAAATTTTGGGCCAGACATCCAACGTGATATCTGCCGTAAGCCACGGTAGGGAATGTTTCTGCACCTTCCGAGCCGAGGTGGCTTGTTCGTGTCAAATGTGAACACCCTGTGATCGCAACCCGCGCTGGTTAGCGCTGTCTCGCGTTCACGATCCGCCGAATATCTGTCTCTGATACTTCGCCGGAAGTGTGCCCTCGTTTATGGCGTGCAAGACGGTAAAAGGCTGCAGCAGCGGGTTGCGGAAGCGGTATCGGTACCGCCGTTCAACACCATCCCGCTTCAACACGGATCCGCGGTCATAGCCGGTGAAATCTTTTAGATGTCGACTGAAGGCTGGGATGTCGTAATCCCTTTTCATCACATCTGACAGCGGCTGCCTGACTGCCGGCGGTGCGAAATAACCAAGACGGTCTTTCTCGGCCAAGGCGCACGCCAACAGGACCGACCCGTACAAACTGTCCCGCGAGCTCTGGACGGCACGCAGATACTCCTTCATCAGGGTGTGTTTATCGACGGCCTTTGCAATTGCTCGGCGTACGTCGCTCATATCAACCAAGTTGCGGTCGTCGCTGACGGCGGCGCTTGCTGCCTCTAGAGCGAGCAAGTGGACGTAGTGAGGCAAACCCTCGGCGAGACGTGCCAGTGCAGCCTTTGCGGCAGCCGATGCACGGAGTCCAACCTGGCTTAGACCGTTATCGACGATCTGCGCCTGCTCGCTGTCGCTCATGCGCGGGACGGGAACTTCCCTCAGCGCGCGCTGCACGGATTCGTGTTCACCGATGAGCCCGTCCAGCGAATCGGCAACGCCAACGAAAATCAACTTCGTAGCTACTTCGTGGTCTGACAGGGCCTTGATCGTGTCGGCCATCTGCGACAACGATTCTGCATCCTCCATGCGGTCGTATTCATCCAAGATGAAGATGCTCTTGGGTACGTCTTGCTGAAGTATCTGACGGATCGAATCCGGGTCGAGTCGGCCCAGCCCGTCGCCGCCTCTATCAATATCGAAGCCGACCTCTCGCATGAGCCTGGTCCACACCCGGTCGAACGTATCGTCGGTGCTGCAGTTGATTCGTGCAACCGCTGTGCTTTTTCCGAGGGGCCCAAGAAATTCATGGAGCACGTTCGCAATCGAGGTTTTGCCGACGCCACGTTCTCCGTATAGCACTACGTGCGTCCCGGGCTGCGCGATCGCCGTGATCACGTCGATCAGCTGGTCGAGGCGGCCCGCAAACCGATCTTTTCTGGCTACCGGTGCACCAGGCGTGAAGATTGTATTGAGTTGGATCAGCCGGTCAATCTTGTCAGTCAAGGCGAGGCTCCTTCCTCTATCGTTACAAACTAGCTCCTTACGCCATCACCCTCCTAGCAATATCTCTTAAAATCTTTGGCGACGCTGTAGACACGCCCGTAATGGCGTGAGATCGTGGTGTACATGACGACGCCAACCACCCCCGACCTGGACCGTGTCGTGCCGGTCGTGTGCCGCGCCTGCTCTGGCCCGGGGAATGGTCGTCGACTTGGCGCGGTGGGCTGGCATTCCAGTGACCCGTTTCAGATCTGGGTCTTCGACGGAGACGATGTCGTCGGCAGGCACTACTCGGCGGCTTACGCCGGGGATCACGGGGGTGTTATTCCGGGCGTGGTGGTCGCCTACACGTTCAGGTGTACGGCTTGCGACCGCAGCTCGGCCTCAATCCCCGTTGGCGATCTTCGAGCGCTCGCCGCTGCGGCATGGAGCCCACTGCAGCCAGGGGTGGTTGATGTTTGAATCGAGAAAGGCGTTGGCTTGTGAGTGATTTCAACAAGGTTCGCGTGACGCGTGCTGATCTAGAGGACGTCATCCGCGAGAAGGCGGCGGGGGTGTCCGGCGTGGACCTCGAGGCGGTGGTATCGGAGTTGGTCGCGCGCTTGCCCGACCTGGTCGATGAGCACACCGCCACCAGTGCCCTCCGCGCTGACACCGTGCACGCCTGGATCGAGCAGCAGATCGACGCCGAGTGCACCTCCGCTGAGTTTGACGCGGTCCTCAAGGCCAACACCCCCTGAGCCGCGGCAGGACCTATCGATGACGGACCAAAACCCCTGGTCGCTGGAACGTACTTAACCCCGCTGGTGATGGCGGCGGCACAGCGATTTCAGGTTGGACAGATGCGTGGACCCGCCGTCGGCGTACGGGACCGTGCGGTCGATGTCGCAGTCCACCGCGGGCCGGTCACACCCGGGCGCCCGGCACGTCAGGTCCCGGCATCGTACGAAATCCGCCAGCCGGGCCGAGGGCGTGTAGCGCGGTTCGGGGACATCCGACGGCCAGACGACCGGCGCCAGCCGCGTCGAGGCGGCCAACTCGGCGAGCACGTCGGCCGGGATCAACCCTTCGGCCCCCGGCAGGACCGCCGGCGCCGACCCGCCGCCCGCTAAAGCGGCCCACTCGGCGACCACGTGGATCACCACCGCCGAGGCCCCCGGCCCCCGCCCCGGCCGCGCAATCCGGCGACCCGCACCGGCAACCCAGCCGATTGGCCCCGCAAGCCAGGGCCCCCAACGCGTCGGCGCGGCGCTGGTCGTCCGGCAACCGCGGTCGACGAGGCCGGCCATCGTCGTCACCGCGGCAGACCCTAACCGGGCCCGTCGCTGGCGGCCGCCAACAGCGGCACGACCAGATCGCTGATCGGCGTGGGGATGCCGTGCGAACGTCCACGCCGCAGCACGACCCCGTTCCGGCTGTCCCATTCGAGGGGACGGCCGGCTTGCCGGTCGGCGAGAATGGAGGTGCCCAGGTCGGCCGGAGAGCCGCGAAATTTGTCGACGATCGCCTGCGGCACTTCGTCTTCCAGCGTCGCGCCCTCGGCGCGAGCAACCTCGAGGCATTCGCGGAGGTAGGCCAGCGCCAGCCCGGTGACGTCGGTTCGGGCGAACATGCCAGCACGGCGACCAGCCAGAACCATCAAACCCGCGACGGCGTTTTGCAGGAGCTTTCGCCACGCGACGGACGTGAAGTCCGCCGCCACGTCGACCGAGCAACAGGTGCCGCGCAACGCCTCGAGCACCACGGCGCTCGCCGGCTCGTCCGGCACGGTGATGCGCGCTTCGCCGCGCAGCCACACCGAGGCGTCCGGTTCGCGTTGAGCGGGAAACCACACCACCGAGGGCAGCACCGCGCCGCCGGAAAGGTACGGTCCGACAAGCGTTTTCTGCTCGACGCCGTTCTGCAGGACGCAGACAACGGTGTTCGGGCCGCACAACACCGAAAGCCAGGGCGCGGCCGCCTTCACCTGGGTCGACTTGACCGCGAGGAATACCAGGTCGAAGGTGGCGTCGAGCTCGCCCGGATCGATTCGCACCGGCCCCGGCACGACGACACGACCGCCGTCGGCGCGCAGCTCCAGGCGGTCGCGCGCCGAGCGACCGCAAATCGTCGGCGTCCGGCCGGCCTCGTGCAGCGCCGCGGCCACGGTGGTGCCGATCGCCCCCGGACCGACGAGGGCGACGGTGGGCGCTTCAGACGTCACGGCCCTCTCGTCCCGAATCACCAGCCGCCCTCACCGCGGCTTCAGCAGCAGCACGGCCTCGGCGAATTCGCGAGGCCGTTCCTGCGGAAGACCATGTCCGGCTTCGACAACGCGATGCGCGACGAGCCGCGCGAAGTGATCGTCGTGGCTGCCGGACATCGGCCGGGGCGGGAGCCCGTCGTACTTGGTGTCGAGCACGACGGTGGGCACCGTGACGACCGGCTCGGTGGCGATGCGCTGCTCGGTCGCGTCGTAGGCCGGATCGCCTGCGACCAAACCATAGCGATGGCGGTAACTGTGCACGACGACGTCGACGAAGTCGGGATTGTCGAACGATTCCACTGTCGCTGTCAACATTTCGTCGGTGAACGACCACCGCGGCGACCACTGTTTCCACAGCAGCCTCGCGTACTCGGCACGGTAGCGCTCCAGGCCGCGTCTCCCCCGCTCACCGTGCAGATAGTACTGGTACCAATAGGCTGACTCGCGATCCGGCGTCGCGGGCGTGAGCGCCGCAGCGATGTTCTGCACGTTGTATCCGTCCACGGTGACCAGTCCGGACACCAGTTCCGGCCACAGCGCCGCGACCAGGCAGGCGGCTCGGCCGCCCCAGTCGAAGCCGGCGACGATCGGCCGGCGCAACTGCAGCGCTGCGATCAGGTCCCGCAAGTCGTGCGCCAGCGCTGCCTGCTGCCCGGAGCGCGGCGTCGCGGCGTCGACGAACCGCGTTGGCCCGTAACCGCGTAGATACGGCACGATGACGTCCGCACCCGCGTCGGCGAGCCGACCGACAACGCCGTCGTAACACCTTGGTGCGTAGGGAAAGCCATGCAACAGCACCACCGGCCATCCCCGGCGATCGCCGGATCGTTCATAGGCGACATCGAGCACGCCCGCCCGCACCGACTCGTGAGTCATGGACTCACCCAGACGCTGGTGAGCAGGCCGGCGTAGGACGGCAGATCGTCGGTTCGAGCCGTGCGGTCCTTCGCCGAGTCATCCCAGTAGCGTAGCTGCGCCGCCTCTTCGTGAAACGGGTGCGATTCGAACTCGGCCGCTTCCTCAGACGTCATCGGGCCGCCTTGCCTGCGCAGTGACCGCACGGACGCGGGACTGAGAATGCCGCTGTACCCCGGGCGGGTCGCCACCAGGTAACGCTTGGCGGCGACGTGCTGCCCGACCAGAAACGCTGCCCTCGCGCAGATGTGGTCCGCGCAGAATGCGGCCCCCACACGGTCGTGCCCGCCCGGCCCGTAGCGGTCGAGGACCTCCGGTGCGCGGCCGATGTCGTGCAGTAGCGCCGCCGCCACCATGTCGTTGTCGCTCTTGGCTCCTCGGGCGAACTGCGCGGTTTGCAGCGCGTGCTGAAGCTGATTGACGGCCTCGTCCTCATAGGGGGTCTTCTCGAGTCGCCGCAGGATCTCGATGGCGTCGTCGACCGAGAAACGGGGGGTGGGCACGGCACGCCTCCTTCCTGGGTGTTCAGGCGTCAAGTGGTTGCCGCGCCGACGATTTCGATACGGCGGCCGGTGTGGGCGCCCCTACGTGCATGTCCCTGCTGACGTCGTCGAGGGCGAGGCCGTTCGGCTCCCGCAACAGCATGGTCGCGGCGATTGCGGCCCCGTAGCAGCAGAACGCCAGCAGCATCACCGCACGCAGCCCCGCCCCGGTCAACAGCAGCGGCACCAGTAGGGCGCCGGCGAAGGCGCCCACCTTGGCGACACCGGCCGACAGCCCGTGGAAGGTGCTGCGGATCGAGGTGGGATAGGACTCGGCCGCCAGCAACATCGTGGTGTAGCCGGGACCGAAGGCGATCCCGAACAACGAGACACCGAAGACGACCGCGAACGGGACCACGGCGGCGCTCAGGCTCGGCACCACGGCGATGGCCAGCATTGCGGCGGCACACAGGCCGAAGCCGGTGACCTGCAGCCTCCGACGCGGCATCCGGTCCAGGATGAGCAGTCCGGCGATGCCGCCGCCAAGGCTGAAGCAGACCACCAGGACCGCGTTGATCGCGATGTTCGACAGTACGGTCCCGTGCGGCGCGATGCTCTTGATCAGCAGCGGCTGGCTGACCGAATTGCCGTACACCGCAACGTTGAAGAAGAACCAGCTGCCCGCGGTGCCCAGCAGGGTGATCAGGATGCGCCTATTCACCACGGCCGAGCGCAGCCCCACTCGTGGGGCAGCCAACTCGGCAGGGGCCGAGAACGTGGTGTTGCTCGACTGGGTGGAGAAGGACTCGAAGTCCTGGCGCGCCCGTCGCTCGTCGCCCCGATCGGCGGTCCAGCGTGGCGACTCCGGCATATGCCTGCGCTGATACAGCACCAGCAGCGACGGCAGCACACCGATTCCGACGATCAGCCGCCAGGCCATCGCGTCGGGAACGCCGATGGCCAGGACCAGCAGGCTGACCAGGTAGGCGCACACCTGACCGAACACGTAGAAGATGAAGGTCAGTCCGACCAGGCGGCCGCGGTTGCGGCGGTTGGCGTACTCGGTCATGATCACACCGCTGGCCGGGTAGTCACCACCGATGCCCAGCCCGAGGATCAGCCGGCCGACCAGGAGCACCGTGAAATTGGGCGCCAGCGCGGAGACAAGGGCACCGATCATCATCAACACGGCTTCCAGGCCGTACACCCGGCGACGCCCGAACAGATCGCCGAGCCGCCCGAAAAGCATGGCGCCCAACGCGACTGCGAGCAGTGTCGAACTCGTCAGCATCGAGATCTGATCGCCGTTGAGGTGGAACTGCGTGGTGGCCAACAGGGTCACCGTGCCGATCACGTTCAGGTCGTAGGAGTCGGTGAAGAACCCGGCTCCGGCAGTCGTCGCCGCCTTGAAATGGAAGACACCCAGTTTCGCGTCGTCGATCGACTCCGCGACGGTGGCGCGGGCGGCGGTGGTCATGGAAGCCTCCGGGAAACGGCCGAACTTGTCATGAGAAGTACCGTCAGGCATCTGGCCTCGCTCTGTCAACGCCTCGCCGAAGTAGGAGCCTTAGAATTCAGAAGCGGTTCACCGGCAGTATGTTTGAGCCGATCATCGCTATCCGATTCCTCGAACAACATGTATAGTCAAGTTTCATGACCGTGGCGTTGCATGAGGTAATCGCCGACAGCCTGCGCGAACAGATCCAGCGAGGTGAGCTCGCGCTCGGCGCCGCGCTGCCGTCCGAGTCCCAGCTCTGTGACCGGTGGAACGCCTCGCGCGGGCCGGTGCGCCAGGCACTGGCCACGCTGCGCGCCGAGGGAGTCATCGCCGGTGGCCGCGGAAAGCCGCCGGTGGTGTGCTCCTCGTCGATCGGCCAGCCCTTCGACACTCTCCTGTCCTACTCCGCCTGGGCTCATTCGATCGGCCGCACACCCGGACAGCGCACGCTGGAGCTGGCGCTGCGCCGCGCCGACGAATCTGCGGCGGCCGAACTCGGCGTAGAGCTGGGCGTGCCCGTGGTACAGGTGCTGCGGTTGCGTCTGCTCGACGGCGAGCCGGCCATGCTCGAGCGCGCCACCTTCGTCGAGCACGTCGGCCGTCGGCTGTTCGACTTCGATTGCGACTCGGGCTCATTGTGGGCGTATCTGCTGTCGCAGGGCGTACAGTTCCGCACCGCTTCACACGTGATCGACGCCGTCGCCGCCGACCCCGTCGACGCGCTGAACCTCGGCGTGGACGAGGGTGCGCCGCTGTTGCGTCAACAACGCCGCACCCGCAGCGCCGACGGCGAGGTCATCGAATACCACGACGACCGCTACCTGCCCGGGCTGATCAGCTTCACCCTCGAAAACACCCTCGACGCGCGCTGTGCGTTGGTGCGTAACGCGAAACCCTGACCGGAGGCCCGCATGACCCAATCCCCGCCCGAGCTCGTCGTGCTGGACATGGCGGGCACCACCATCGATGACGGCATGCAGGTCTACCGCGTGCTCGGAGAGACCGCGGCGGCCCACGGGGCGACGCCCACGCGCGAGGACATCGCACGCTGGCACGGCTCGGCCAAGCACGAGGCACTGCGGGCATTGCTCACCCCGCCCGGCGGCACGCCACCGCACGACGAACGGCTGCACGCCGTCGTCGGCGATTTTCGTGCGCGATTGACGGCCGCCTACACCGCCGCACCGCCGGTGCCACTGCCCGGCGTGCCCGAGGCCCTGGCCGATCTGCGGGAGGCCGGGATCCGGGTCGCACTCAACACCGGCTTCGACCGCGAGATCGCCGAGTCGCTGCTCGAAGCGCTGGGCTGGCAAGGCGATTCAGTTGTCGACACCGTCGTGTGCGGCAGCGATGTACCGACCGGGCGCCCCGCCCCGTACATGATCTTCCGGGCGATGGAACGGCTCGGTGTCACCGACGTGGCGCGCGTGCTCATCGCCGGAGACACGCCGCGCGATCTCGAGGCCGGCACCAACGCCGGCGCGGCGTTCGTCGTCGGCGTCCTTTCCGGCGCCGGCACGGCCGAGGAACTCGGCGCGCATCGACACACCCATCTGTTGCCGTCGGTCGCCGACCTGCCCGCCTTCGTCGGCGCTCCCCGCGCGGCGGTGAGCATCGCGTGACCGCACACACCCTCGCCGCCATTTGGCGCGGTGGCGAAGCGATCACCGTGGAGCCCGTTCGGGTGCCGCCGCTGTGCCCGGGCGAGGTGCTGGTGCGCGTGCGACTGGCCACCGTGTGCGGCAGCGACCGCCATACAGTCAGCGGACGCCGCACCCAGCCGTGCCCGTCGATCCTCGGCCACGAGACCGTCGGCCAGATCGTCTCGCTCGGAACGGGTGCGCCACGGGCGGTCGACGGCCGGCCACTGCGGGAGGGGCAGCGCGTCATCTGGTCGGTGACGCTGCCGTGCGGCGCGTGCGACCGGTGCCGCGCCGGCGTGACCGCGAAATGCCGCAACGTGCGCAAGGCCGGGCACGAGGCCCTGGACTCCGGCTGGACGCTGTCCGGTGGCTACGCCCAACATGTCGTGTTGCCAAGGGGATTGGCGATTGCGATCGTCGACGACGACCTGCCCGACGCCGTCGCGGCGCCCGCGGCCTGCGCGACGGCCACGGTCATGGCGGTGACCGAGCGCGCCGGCCCGATGGCCGGCCGCCGGGTGATCGTCATCGGTGCGGGCATGCTGGGCCTGGCGGCGGTGGCCGCCGCCACCTGGGCCGGAGCCGCGCGGGTGCTCGCGGTCGATCCGGCGCCGGCGAGGCGCACGCTCGCACAGCGCTTCGGCGCGACAGCAGTGCGACCGTCGATCAGCGAAGACGATAAATGCGATGTGCTGCTTGAGTTTTCCGGCTCGCCGGCGGCGCTACAAGCCGGGATGGGCACGCTCGACGTGCAGGGAATGGGCGTGCTGGCCGGCTCCGTCCTGCCCGGCGCGCCGATCAGCGTGGACCCGGAGTCGGTGGTGCGCCGTCAATTGTGCATCGCCGGCGTGCACAACTACGAGCCCCGCCATCTGGGCGCCGCGCTGGACTTCCTGCGCGCGACACTCGACCGCTTCGGGTGGCCGGAGCTGGTCGCCGCGCCGAAACAGCTCGACGACGTCGGCGCCCTGTTGACGGCCTCGGCCGGAGCCATGCCGCGGTACTCGATCGCCCCCTGAGCACGAACCAGCCGTCGCGAAAGCGCCGCGCACCGGGAAAGACACCTCATGCTCACCTATGTCTGGCTGTTCCTGATCGCCCTGTGCGCCGGCGCGCTCGGCGGGCTGGTCGGCACCGGGTCGTCGTTGGTGCTGCTGCCGGTGCTCGTGGTGATGTATGGGCCGCGCGTCGCCGTACCGGTCATGGGCATCGCGGCCGTCATGGCCAACGTGGGCCGAGTCTTAGCCTGGTGGAAGCAGATTCGCTGGAGGCCCGTGCTCGCCTACGCCGTGCCGGGCACGCCCGCCGCCGTGCTCGGAGCCCATACGCTGCTGACCGTCCCCCAGTCCGTGGTGGAGAACGCGCTCGGCGGCTTCTTCCTGCTGATGATCGCCGTGCGCCGGATCGTCGCGGCGCGCCGATGGCGGATGCGGTTGTGGCAGCTCGGCGTCGCGGGTGGCGTTGTCGGTTTCCTCACCGGCCTGGTCCTGTCCACCGGTCCGCTCAGCGTGCCGGTGTTCACCGGGTACGGACTCACCGGCGGCGCCTTCCTGGGCACCGAGGCCGCCAGTGCCATGGTGCTCTACGTGGCCAAGATGGCCACCTTCGGCCAGTTCGGAGTCCTGACCCACACCGTCATCATCCGCGGCGTCGCGATCGGGGCCGCGCTGATGCTGGGGCCGTTCCTGGCCCGTCCACTGGTGCGCCGCCTGCACACCCGAACCTACGGCCTGCTCATCGACCTCGTGCTGGGCGTCGCGGGCATCGGGACCCTCGTAGCGACCCTGCGCTGAGGATCACCCGGCGAAGCGCGAAACAACCTCGCCGACAACGGAATCCAAAGGCACCGAAACCTGCTCGCCGGTCGCCAGGTCCTTGACCCCGGCGGTACCCGCTTCGATGTCGCGGTCGCCGAGCACCAGCGCGACGCGGGCGCCCGAACGGTCGGCCGCGCGCATCGCGCCCTTGAGGCCGCGGTCGCCGTAGGCCATGTCGACGCGGATACCGGACGAACGCAGCTGCGCCGCCAACACCGCCAGCCGCAGCTTGGCCGCCTCGCTCAGCGGCACGCAGAACACGTCGCACCTGGCGGACTCCCCCACGCTCTTGCCCTCCGCGCGCAGCGCCAGCAGGGTCCGGTCCACCCCGAGGCCGAACCCGATGCCGGACAGGTCCTGGCCGCCGAGCTGGCGCATCAGGCCGTCGTAGCGGCCGCCGCCGCCGATGCCGGACTGCGCGCCCAGACCATCGTGGACGAACTCGAAGGTGGTCTTGGTGTAGTAATCCAGCCCGCGCACCATGCGGGGGTTGACGACGTACGGGACCCCGATCGCGTCCAGGTGCGCGAGCACGGTGTCGAAGTGCTGCTTGGCGCCGCCCGAGAGATGGTCGAGCAGCACCGGTGCGCCGGCCGTCATCGCGCGCACCTCGGGACGCTTGTCGTCGAGCACCCGCAGCGGGTTGATCTGCGCGCGCCGCCGGGTGTCGTCGTCGAGGTCGAGCCCAAGCAAGAACTCCTGCAACAACTCCCGATACTGCGGACGGCAGGTCTCGTCACCCAGGGAGGTGATCTCGAGCCGGAACCCGTCGAGCCCCAGCGAACGGAAGCCGGCGTCGGCGACCGCGATCACCTCGGCGTCCAGCGCCGGGTCGTCGACGCCGATCGCCTCGACGCCAACCTGTTGCAGCTGCCGGTAGCGGCCGGCCTGGGGTCGCTCGTAGCGGAAGAACGGGCCCGCATAGCACAGCTTGACCGGCAGGGCGCCGCGGTCGAGCCCGTGTTCGATCACCGCGCGAACCACCCCGGCCGTGCCCTCCGGGCGCAGGGTCACCGAGCGGTCCCCGCGGTCGGCGAACGTATACATCTCCTTGGACACCACGTCGGTGGATTCGCCGACGCCGCGGGCGAACAGGGCGGTGTCCTCGAAGACGGGCAGCTCGATGTCGCCGTAACCGGCCCGCCGCGCAGCGCCGAGCAGGCTGGAGCGCACGGCCACGAACTGCGCCGAATCGGGCGGGAAGTAATCCGGGACGCCCTTGGGAGCCGAGAACTCCGTCACGTGCCCAGGCCCTCGAGGAAGGGGTTCAGCCGCCGCTCGGCGCCGATGGTGGTGGAGTTTCCGTGCCCCGGCAGCACGACGGTCTTGTCGTCGAGCACCAGGAGCTTGCCCAGGATCGACGTCAGCAGGTCACGGCCGCTGCCGCCGAACAGGTCGGTGCGGCCCACCGAGCGTTCGAACAGCGTGTCGCCGGTGAACACCACCTCTTCGTCGGCCGACACCCGGAAGACCACCGATCCGCGGGTGTGCCCCGGCGTGTGATCGACGTTCACGCTCACACTGCCGAGGTCGAGCTTGTCGCCGTCGCGGTCGAGCTCGACAACCTGCCTGGGCTCGCGGAAGAAGGCCCCCGCCATCACCTGCGCCAGCCGCGGTCCCAGCCCGTGGATCGGGTCCTTCAGCATGAACCGGTCCTCGGGGTGGATGTAGGTGGGGCAGCCGAAGGTGTCGGACACCTTCTGCGCGGACCAGATGTGGTCGATGTGCCCGTGCGTCAACAGCACCGCCGCCGGGGTCAGCCGGTTCTTGTCGAGAATGCGCCGGATCGGGCCCATGGCGCCCTGCCCCGGATCGACGATGACGGCGTCCGTTCCGGGCCGTTCGGCCAGCACGTAGCAGTTGCACTGCAACAGCCCCGCGGGAAATCCGGTGATCAACACAGTTCCCAGTTTCCCATGGGGCCGGGTGAGACCGGCCGCGGCGCCCACATTAGCCTGAGCTGGCTACCTCGGGCCCGAGACCATGGAGGCATACCCGCCGTGCCGACCAACGAACAGCGACGTGCCAACGCCAAGCGCAAACTCGAGCGCCAGCTCGAGAAGCGCCAGAAGCAGGCCAAGCGACGCCGGATAGCGCTGATCACCGCCGGCGCTGTCGCGGCCGTGGCCATCATCGCCGTGGTCGCGATCGCGGTAATCAACACCAAGCACGAACACGCGAGCAACACCGCCACGTCGACCACCGCCCCGAGCAGCAGCGCCCCCGAGTCCACCCCGGACGCGACGCCGCCGGCGGCTGCCGTCCCGCCGCTACCGGCGTTCAAGCCGTCGGCGAGCGTGGGCGCCAACTGCCAGTACCCCGCGTCGTCGGACCCGGCCGCCAAGCCGGTGAAGCCGCCGCGCACCGGCAAGGTGCCGACCACCCCGGCCC
Proteins encoded in this region:
- a CDS encoding sulfite exporter TauE/SafE family protein, whose translation is MLTYVWLFLIALCAGALGGLVGTGSSLVLLPVLVVMYGPRVAVPVMGIAAVMANVGRVLAWWKQIRWRPVLAYAVPGTPAAVLGAHTLLTVPQSVVENALGGFFLLMIAVRRIVAARRWRMRLWQLGVAGGVVGFLTGLVLSTGPLSVPVFTGYGLTGGAFLGTEAASAMVLYVAKMATFGQFGVLTHTVIIRGVAIGAALMLGPFLARPLVRRLHTRTYGLLIDLVLGVAGIGTLVATLR
- a CDS encoding MFS transporter, with amino-acid sequence MTTAARATVAESIDDAKLGVFHFKAATTAGAGFFTDSYDLNVIGTVTLLATTQFHLNGDQISMLTSSTLLAVALGAMLFGRLGDLFGRRRVYGLEAVLMMIGALVSALAPNFTVLLVGRLILGLGIGGDYPASGVIMTEYANRRNRGRLVGLTFIFYVFGQVCAYLVSLLVLAIGVPDAMAWRLIVGIGVLPSLLVLYQRRHMPESPRWTADRGDERRARQDFESFSTQSSNTTFSAPAELAAPRVGLRSAVVNRRILITLLGTAGSWFFFNVAVYGNSVSQPLLIKSIAPHGTVLSNIAINAVLVVCFSLGGGIAGLLILDRMPRRRLQVTGFGLCAAAMLAIAVVPSLSAAVVPFAVVFGVSLFGIAFGPGYTTMLLAAESYPTSIRSTFHGLSAGVAKVGAFAGALLVPLLLTGAGLRAVMLLAFCCYGAAIAATMLLREPNGLALDDVSRDMHVGAPTPAAVSKSSARQPLDA
- a CDS encoding alpha/beta fold hydrolase; translated protein: MTHESVRAGVLDVAYERSGDRRGWPVVLLHGFPYAPRCYDGVVGRLADAGADVIVPYLRGYGPTRFVDAATPRSGQQAALAHDLRDLIAALQLRRPIVAGFDWGGRAACLVAALWPELVSGLVTVDGYNVQNIAAALTPATPDRESAYWYQYYLHGERGRRGLERYRAEYARLLWKQWSPRWSFTDEMLTATVESFDNPDFVDVVVHSYRHRYGLVAGDPAYDATEQRIATEPVVTVPTVVLDTKYDGLPPRPMSGSHDDHFARLVAHRVVEAGHGLPQERPREFAEAVLLLKPR
- a CDS encoding ATP-binding protein: MTDKIDRLIQLNTIFTPGAPVARKDRFAGRLDQLIDVITAIAQPGTHVVLYGERGVGKTSIANVLHEFLGPLGKSTAVARINCSTDDTFDRVWTRLMREVGFDIDRGGDGLGRLDPDSIRQILQQDVPKSIFILDEYDRMEDAESLSQMADTIKALSDHEVATKLIFVGVADSLDGLIGEHESVQRALREVPVPRMSDSEQAQIVDNGLSQVGLRASAAAKAALARLAEGLPHYVHLLALEAASAAVSDDRNLVDMSDVRRAIAKAVDKHTLMKEYLRAVQSSRDSLYGSVLLACALAEKDRLGYFAPPAVRQPLSDVMKRDYDIPAFSRHLKDFTGYDRGSVLKRDGVERRYRYRFRNPLLQPFTVLHAINEGTLPAKYQRQIFGGS
- the hisS gene encoding histidine--tRNA ligase; translation: MTEFSAPKGVPDYFPPDSAQFVAVRSSLLGAARRAGYGDIELPVFEDTALFARGVGESTDVVSKEMYTFADRGDRSVTLRPEGTAGVVRAVIEHGLDRGALPVKLCYAGPFFRYERPQAGRYRQLQQVGVEAIGVDDPALDAEVIAVADAGFRSLGLDGFRLEITSLGDETCRPQYRELLQEFLLGLDLDDDTRRRAQINPLRVLDDKRPEVRAMTAGAPVLLDHLSGGAKQHFDTVLAHLDAIGVPYVVNPRMVRGLDYYTKTTFEFVHDGLGAQSGIGGGGRYDGLMRQLGGQDLSGIGFGLGVDRTLLALRAEGKSVGESARCDVFCVPLSEAAKLRLAVLAAQLRSSGIRVDMAYGDRGLKGAMRAADRSGARVALVLGDRDIEAGTAGVKDLATGEQVSVPLDSVVGEVVSRFAG
- a CDS encoding zinc-binding dehydrogenase, giving the protein MTAHTLAAIWRGGEAITVEPVRVPPLCPGEVLVRVRLATVCGSDRHTVSGRRTQPCPSILGHETVGQIVSLGTGAPRAVDGRPLREGQRVIWSVTLPCGACDRCRAGVTAKCRNVRKAGHEALDSGWTLSGGYAQHVVLPRGLAIAIVDDDLPDAVAAPAACATATVMAVTERAGPMAGRRVIVIGAGMLGLAAVAAATWAGAARVLAVDPAPARRTLAQRFGATAVRPSISEDDKCDVLLEFSGSPAALQAGMGTLDVQGMGVLAGSVLPGAPISVDPESVVRRQLCIAGVHNYEPRHLGAALDFLRATLDRFGWPELVAAPKQLDDVGALLTASAGAMPRYSIAP
- a CDS encoding phosphonatase-like hydrolase; translated protein: MTQSPPELVVLDMAGTTIDDGMQVYRVLGETAAAHGATPTREDIARWHGSAKHEALRALLTPPGGTPPHDERLHAVVGDFRARLTAAYTAAPPVPLPGVPEALADLREAGIRVALNTGFDREIAESLLEALGWQGDSVVDTVVCGSDVPTGRPAPYMIFRAMERLGVTDVARVLIAGDTPRDLEAGTNAGAAFVVGVLSGAGTAEELGAHRHTHLLPSVADLPAFVGAPRAAVSIA
- a CDS encoding GntR family transcriptional regulator, which translates into the protein MTVALHEVIADSLREQIQRGELALGAALPSESQLCDRWNASRGPVRQALATLRAEGVIAGGRGKPPVVCSSSIGQPFDTLLSYSAWAHSIGRTPGQRTLELALRRADESAAAELGVELGVPVVQVLRLRLLDGEPAMLERATFVEHVGRRLFDFDCDSGSLWAYLLSQGVQFRTASHVIDAVAADPVDALNLGVDEGAPLLRQQRRTRSADGEVIEYHDDRYLPGLISFTLENTLDARCALVRNAKP
- a CDS encoding oxidoreductase, whose amino-acid sequence is MIRDERAVTSEAPTVALVGPGAIGTTVAAALHEAGRTPTICGRSARDRLELRADGGRVVVPGPVRIDPGELDATFDLVFLAVKSTQVKAAAPWLSVLCGPNTVVCVLQNGVEQKTLVGPYLSGGAVLPSVVWFPAQREPDASVWLRGEARITVPDEPASAVVLEALRGTCCSVDVAADFTSVAWRKLLQNAVAGLMVLAGRRAGMFARTDVTGLALAYLRECLEVARAEGATLEDEVPQAIVDKFRGSPADLGTSILADRQAGRPLEWDSRNGVVLRRGRSHGIPTPISDLVVPLLAAASDGPG
- a CDS encoding HD domain-containing protein, producing MPTPRFSVDDAIEILRRLEKTPYEDEAVNQLQHALQTAQFARGAKSDNDMVAAALLHDIGRAPEVLDRYGPGGHDRVGAAFCADHICARAAFLVGQHVAAKRYLVATRPGYSGILSPASVRSLRRQGGPMTSEEAAEFESHPFHEEAAQLRYWDDSAKDRTARTDDLPSYAGLLTSVWVSP